One window of Macrococcus sp. 19Msa1099 genomic DNA carries:
- a CDS encoding tyrosine recombinase XerC: MDTNDLQRFLTYLKNERNFSDHTVTAYKNDVLQFIAFLEHEQLEFRTFEYRDARNYLVSQYNKGLERTTVSRRISALRSFYGFLYDGDESNPFVQLVHPKQKKYLPEFFYEKEMTLLFNSIDMSKPFAVRDKFILEMLYATGMRVSEFIELKSDAFDLGLMTVKVMGKGRKERIIPYGAYAHRSLLDYLDFRNSKVITHDYLLVNQRGGPLTARGLTYILDMLIKRSSADGHIHPHKLRHTFATHLLNNGADLRTVQELLGHVNLSTTSKYTHITKAHLRNSYLKAHPRA; this comes from the coding sequence ATGGACACTAATGATTTGCAAAGATTCTTAACTTACTTGAAGAATGAGCGTAATTTTTCAGACCATACTGTTACTGCCTATAAAAATGATGTACTGCAGTTTATTGCGTTTTTAGAACACGAACAGTTAGAGTTTAGAACTTTTGAATATCGTGATGCGAGAAATTACCTCGTGAGTCAATATAACAAAGGGCTTGAACGTACGACGGTGTCGAGAAGAATTTCTGCGTTACGCTCTTTTTATGGGTTTTTATATGATGGAGACGAAAGCAATCCCTTTGTACAACTTGTTCATCCGAAACAAAAGAAGTATCTGCCTGAATTCTTCTATGAAAAAGAGATGACTTTATTGTTTAATAGTATCGACATGTCAAAACCATTCGCAGTAAGGGATAAATTCATACTTGAGATGTTGTATGCTACAGGTATGCGTGTTTCAGAGTTTATTGAGCTGAAGAGTGATGCATTCGATCTAGGACTTATGACAGTAAAGGTGATGGGGAAAGGCCGTAAAGAAAGAATTATTCCTTATGGTGCCTATGCACATCGGTCATTACTGGATTATCTGGATTTTAGAAACAGCAAGGTGATAACGCATGACTATTTACTGGTTAATCAGCGGGGTGGTCCTCTCACCGCTAGGGGACTGACATATATTCTTGATATGCTGATTAAGAGGAGTAGTGCGGATGGACATATCCATCCCCATAAATTAAGACATACATTCGCAACACACTTATTGAATAATGGAGCAGATTTGCGTACTGTTCAGGAATTGCTTGGCCATGTCAATTTATCGACAACGAGCAAATATACGCATATAACGAAAGCGCACTTAAGAAATTCATATTTAAAAGCACATCCAAGAGCATAA
- the hslV gene encoding ATP-dependent protease subunit HslV translates to MNNQLHATTIFAIRHNGRAAMSGDGQVTLGQQVIMKQTARKVRRLFNDEVMAGFAGSVADAFTLFEMFEAKLHEYNGNLSRAAVELAKEWRGDKMLRQLEAMLIVMNKDELLVVSGTGEVIQPDDDIIAIGSGGNYALSAGRALKRHASTLSARDIAQASLETAADICVFTNHNIIIEEI, encoded by the coding sequence ATGAATAATCAATTACATGCTACGACAATTTTTGCAATCAGACATAATGGTCGGGCGGCGATGAGTGGTGATGGTCAAGTGACACTCGGCCAACAGGTCATTATGAAACAGACTGCAAGAAAAGTGAGAAGACTTTTTAATGATGAAGTCATGGCAGGATTTGCCGGCAGTGTTGCAGATGCATTTACGTTATTTGAAATGTTTGAAGCAAAACTTCATGAATATAATGGTAATTTATCACGTGCAGCAGTTGAGCTTGCCAAAGAATGGCGTGGCGACAAAATGTTACGTCAACTTGAAGCGATGCTGATTGTTATGAACAAAGATGAACTGCTTGTCGTGAGTGGTACAGGCGAAGTGATCCAGCCTGATGATGATATTATTGCGATTGGTTCAGGTGGGAATTATGCGCTAAGTGCGGGGCGTGCATTAAAGCGTCATGCCAGTACATTGAGCGCCCGCGATATCGCACAGGCTTCTTTAGAAACAGCAGCTGATATATGTGTATTCACAAATCATAATATTATTATTGAAGAAATTTAG
- the hslU gene encoding ATP-dependent protease ATPase subunit HslU translates to MKSANLTPRQIVSHLDEHIIGQQDAKRKVAVSLRNRYRRMALDDEIQKEVIPKNILMIGPTGVGKTEIARRMAKLVGAPFVKVEATKYTEVGYVGRDVESMIRDLTENGVRLIKEKKKQEVLEEAKRNAEERLVKLLVPAMKKKENKAGNPFEMLFNQTIQEEEDAPDEHVKLKRKDIQVQLKAGKLEDETVKIKVDQEFKGLNMFGMDMQNNQMQDMFSQMMPKKKVERTLKVSDARDVLIDEEATKLIDEESMHSEAVALTEQLGIVFIDEIDKIAGGNQGPDVSRQGVQRDILPIVEGSVVQTKYGAVNTEHILFIGAGAFHVSKPSDLIPELQGRFPIRVELDKLSVDDFKRILKEPKLSLLKQYESLLATEDVTIQFTDEAIDRLAEMSYEVNQETDNIGARRLHTILEKMLEDLLFEASEMPNAHVDITAQYVDAKLGNITKNKNLSEFIL, encoded by the coding sequence ATGAAGTCAGCGAACTTAACGCCAAGACAAATCGTTAGTCATCTTGATGAACATATTATCGGTCAGCAGGATGCAAAGAGGAAAGTGGCGGTAAGCTTAAGAAATCGTTACCGTCGTATGGCACTAGATGATGAGATTCAAAAGGAAGTTATTCCTAAGAACATATTGATGATTGGGCCAACGGGTGTCGGTAAAACAGAGATAGCGAGACGAATGGCAAAGCTGGTTGGCGCGCCTTTTGTAAAAGTAGAAGCAACCAAATATACAGAAGTCGGTTATGTAGGTCGCGATGTTGAAAGTATGATAAGGGATCTTACAGAAAATGGTGTCAGGTTAATTAAAGAGAAGAAAAAACAGGAAGTTCTAGAAGAAGCTAAACGAAATGCAGAAGAACGCCTTGTTAAGTTGCTCGTTCCAGCGATGAAGAAAAAAGAAAATAAAGCTGGAAATCCATTTGAAATGCTGTTCAATCAAACTATCCAAGAAGAAGAAGATGCACCAGATGAGCATGTAAAATTAAAACGTAAAGATATTCAAGTTCAGCTGAAAGCAGGAAAATTAGAAGATGAAACTGTCAAGATTAAAGTAGACCAAGAATTTAAAGGACTGAATATGTTCGGTATGGATATGCAGAACAATCAAATGCAGGATATGTTCAGTCAGATGATGCCGAAGAAGAAGGTTGAACGTACGTTAAAGGTTTCAGATGCAAGGGACGTTCTGATTGATGAAGAAGCAACAAAGCTGATCGATGAAGAATCAATGCATAGTGAAGCTGTAGCCTTAACTGAGCAGTTAGGAATTGTATTTATCGATGAAATAGATAAGATAGCCGGAGGTAACCAAGGGCCGGATGTTTCAAGACAAGGTGTTCAGCGTGATATATTACCGATTGTTGAAGGTAGTGTAGTTCAGACGAAGTATGGAGCTGTTAATACTGAACACATCCTATTCATAGGTGCTGGGGCTTTCCATGTGTCCAAACCAAGCGACCTGATTCCAGAGTTACAAGGGAGGTTCCCGATTCGGGTGGAGCTTGATAAGCTTTCGGTAGATGATTTCAAAAGAATACTAAAAGAACCGAAACTATCGTTGTTAAAACAGTATGAAAGTTTGCTGGCGACAGAAGATGTTACTATCCAGTTTACGGATGAAGCGATTGACAGACTCGCGGAAATGTCCTATGAAGTGAATCAGGAAACAGATAACATTGGTGCAAGACGCCTACATACAATTTTAGAAAAGATGCTTGAGGATCTGCTGTTTGAGGCTTCGGAAATGCCGAACGCACATGTAGATATTACTGCGCAATATGTCGATGCTAAACTAGGAAACATTACAAAAAATAAAAATTTAAGTGAATTTATACTTTAA
- the codY gene encoding GTP-sensing pleiotropic transcriptional regulator CodY, giving the protein MGLLQKTRKINKLLQEHKGIAVDFKEMADYLGSTMQSNVFILSRRGKLLGFGVNELLKNERIIKMLEERQFPETYVELLLNIDETKSNIQIENDLSVFPSENADLFAQSNTVIIPIKGGGTRLGTLVLGRVDRAFDDEDLVLGEYAATVVGMEILREKHADVEKLARDKAAINMAINSLSYSEKEAIEHIFEELGASEGLLVASKVADRVGITRSVIVNALRKLESAGVIESRSLGMKGTFIKIKKEHFLEELSASH; this is encoded by the coding sequence ATGGGATTATTACAAAAAACGAGAAAGATTAACAAACTTTTACAGGAGCATAAAGGGATTGCAGTTGATTTTAAAGAAATGGCAGATTATCTTGGTTCAACGATGCAATCTAATGTGTTCATCTTATCACGTCGCGGAAAGTTATTAGGTTTTGGTGTTAATGAACTACTTAAGAACGAACGCATTATCAAGATGCTTGAGGAACGTCAGTTTCCAGAAACATATGTTGAGCTACTTTTAAATATTGATGAGACAAAGAGCAATATTCAAATAGAAAATGACCTTTCTGTGTTCCCATCTGAAAATGCAGACTTATTCGCTCAGTCTAATACGGTTATTATCCCGATAAAAGGGGGCGGTACACGCCTTGGAACGCTTGTATTAGGCCGTGTAGATAGAGCGTTTGATGATGAGGATCTCGTACTAGGAGAATATGCAGCTACTGTAGTAGGTATGGAAATTCTGCGTGAAAAGCACGCTGATGTTGAAAAGCTTGCGAGAGATAAAGCAGCAATCAATATGGCTATTAATTCACTATCGTATTCAGAGAAAGAAGCGATTGAACATATCTTTGAAGAATTAGGGGCATCAGAAGGATTACTTGTTGCTTCTAAAGTAGCAGATAGAGTCGGAATCACGCGTTCGGTTATCGTTAATGCACTCCGTAAGCTTGAAAGCGCAGGAGTTATTGAATCGCGATCGCTTGGTATGAAGGGTACATTTATCAAAATTAAAAAAGAACATTTCTTAGAGGAACTATCTGCGTCACATTAA
- the rpsB gene encoding 30S ribosomal protein S2 has product MAVISMKQLLEAGVHFGHQTRRWNPKMKKYIFTERNGIYIIDLQKTVKKVEEAYNFVKSISEEGGTVLFVGTKKQAQEAIKEEAERAGQFFINERWLGGTLTNYKTISKRVKRISEIEKMEEDGTFDVLPKKEVVELKKEYDRLIKFLGGIREMKSMPSALFVVDPRKERNAIAEAKKLHIPIVGIVDTNCDPDEIDYVIPANDDAIRAVKLLTGKMADAILEGRQGVSNEEVAAEQNIDLSEEAEVKAEETTEA; this is encoded by the coding sequence ATGGCAGTAATCTCAATGAAACAATTGCTAGAAGCTGGTGTTCACTTCGGTCACCAAACACGTCGCTGGAACCCAAAAATGAAGAAATATATCTTCACTGAAAGAAATGGTATTTATATCATCGACCTTCAAAAAACAGTTAAGAAAGTTGAAGAAGCATACAACTTCGTAAAATCTATTTCTGAAGAAGGCGGTACTGTATTATTCGTAGGTACTAAAAAACAAGCACAAGAAGCAATCAAAGAAGAAGCGGAACGTGCAGGTCAATTCTTCATCAACGAACGTTGGTTAGGTGGAACATTAACAAACTACAAAACAATTTCTAAACGTGTAAAACGTATTTCAGAAATTGAAAAAATGGAAGAAGACGGTACTTTTGACGTACTTCCTAAAAAAGAAGTAGTTGAACTTAAAAAAGAATATGATCGTTTAATCAAATTCTTAGGTGGAATTCGTGAAATGAAATCTATGCCTTCAGCATTATTCGTAGTAGACCCTCGTAAAGAGCGTAACGCGATTGCAGAAGCTAAGAAATTACACATTCCAATCGTTGGTATCGTAGATACAAACTGTGATCCAGATGAAATCGATTACGTAATCCCTGCAAACGATGATGCGATTCGTGCCGTTAAATTATTAACTGGTAAAATGGCTGATGCAATCTTAGAAGGTCGTCAAGGCGTATCTAACGAAGAAGTTGCAGCTGAACAAAATATTGATTTATCTGAAGAAGCAGAAGTTAAAGCAGAAGAAACAACTGAAGCTTAA
- the tsf gene encoding translation elongation factor Ts: MAITAQLVKQLRERTGAGMMDCKKALTETNGDIDAAVDYLREKGIAKAAKKADRIAAEGTTYVASSGNTAVLLELNSETDFVARNEGFQALVKEMADHILATKPADLDALMASEIEAGKNVETKLNEAISTIGEKLTLRRFVLAEKTDADAFGEYLHMGGRIGVLAVVENSTDAEAAKDVAMHIAALNPKFVSREQVSAEELEHEKEILKQQALNEGKPENIVEKMVEGRLRKYLEEICVVDQPFVKNPDQTVAEFLKSKGGSLKSFVRYEVGEGIEKRQDNFADEVMGQMGK; the protein is encoded by the coding sequence ATGGCTATTACAGCACAATTAGTTAAACAATTACGTGAAAGAACAGGCGCAGGTATGATGGACTGCAAAAAAGCATTAACTGAAACAAACGGAGATATCGACGCAGCAGTTGACTACTTACGTGAAAAAGGAATTGCGAAAGCTGCTAAAAAAGCTGACCGTATCGCTGCTGAAGGTACAACTTATGTTGCTTCTAGTGGCAACACTGCAGTTTTATTAGAGTTAAACTCTGAAACAGACTTCGTTGCACGTAATGAAGGTTTCCAAGCATTAGTTAAAGAAATGGCAGATCATATTCTAGCAACTAAACCAGCTGATCTTGATGCATTAATGGCGTCTGAAATCGAAGCAGGTAAAAATGTTGAAACTAAATTGAACGAAGCAATTTCTACAATCGGTGAGAAATTAACTTTACGTCGTTTCGTATTAGCTGAAAAAACAGATGCAGATGCATTTGGTGAATACTTACACATGGGTGGACGTATTGGAGTATTAGCAGTAGTTGAAAATTCAACTGATGCTGAAGCTGCAAAAGACGTTGCAATGCACATCGCTGCATTAAATCCGAAGTTCGTTTCTCGTGAACAAGTTTCTGCTGAAGAATTAGAACACGAAAAAGAAATTTTGAAACAACAAGCATTAAATGAAGGTAAACCAGAAAATATCGTTGAAAAAATGGTAGAAGGTCGTCTACGTAAATATTTAGAAGAAATTTGTGTGGTTGATCAGCCATTCGTTAAAAATCCAGATCAAACTGTTGCTGAATTCTTAAAATCAAAAGGTGGTTCATTAAAATCATTCGTACGTTATGAAGTTGGAGAAGGTATCGAGAAACGTCAAGATAACTTTGCTGATGAAGTAATGGGGCAAATGGGTAAATAA
- the pyrH gene encoding UMP kinase translates to MIETSKYKRVVLKLSGEALAGETGFGINPFVIKSVAKQVAEVAKMDCEIAVIVGGGNIWRGKTGSDLGMDRGTADYMGMLATVMNSLALQDSLEQLDCDTRVLTSIEMKQVAEPYIRRRAIRHLEKGRVVIFAAGIGNPYFSTDTTAALRAAEMEADVILMGKNNVDGVYSADPKLDPNAKKYETLTYIEMLQEGLQVMDSTASSFCMDNDIPLMVFSIMEDGNIKRAIMGEEIGTIITK, encoded by the coding sequence ATGATTGAAACTTCTAAATATAAGCGTGTCGTATTAAAGTTGAGTGGAGAAGCGCTTGCTGGAGAAACAGGCTTTGGCATTAATCCGTTTGTGATTAAAAGTGTTGCGAAACAAGTGGCAGAAGTAGCGAAGATGGATTGTGAGATTGCTGTAATCGTAGGCGGTGGTAACATATGGCGCGGTAAAACGGGAAGTGACCTAGGTATGGACCGCGGTACTGCTGACTACATGGGGATGCTTGCTACGGTAATGAATTCATTAGCATTACAGGACTCTTTAGAACAATTGGATTGTGACACGCGTGTGCTAACTTCTATTGAAATGAAGCAAGTTGCAGAACCTTACATTCGACGTCGAGCGATACGCCATCTTGAGAAAGGTCGTGTTGTCATCTTCGCTGCTGGTATTGGGAATCCTTATTTCTCAACAGATACAACAGCTGCATTACGTGCTGCCGAGATGGAAGCAGATGTCATTCTTATGGGTAAGAATAACGTAGACGGTGTATATTCAGCTGATCCGAAACTAGATCCAAATGCGAAGAAATATGAAACCTTAACATATATCGAAATGTTACAAGAAGGTCTACAAGTAATGGATTCAACAGCAAGCTCATTCTGTATGGACAACGATATTCCACTCATGGTATTCTCAATTATGGAAGATGGTAATATTAAACGTGCAATTATGGGTGAAGAGATAGGGACTATCATCACAAAATAA
- the frr gene encoding ribosome recycling factor, with translation MTTEIMNELKSKMEKSIESLQRDFAAIRAGHANANLLDRVSVVYYGAETPVQQLASISVPEARMLLVTPYDKTSIDDILKAINMANLGVNPTSDGNVIRITIPALTEERRKELVKEAKKEAENSKIAIRNIRRDANDALKKAEKAGDITEDDLKSFSDDVQAETDKFIKKIDELTASKEKDILEV, from the coding sequence ATGACAACTGAAATTATGAATGAATTAAAATCAAAGATGGAAAAGAGTATCGAGAGCTTACAGCGTGACTTTGCTGCGATTCGTGCGGGCCATGCAAATGCTAATCTGTTAGATCGTGTATCTGTAGTTTATTACGGTGCTGAAACGCCAGTTCAGCAATTAGCAAGTATATCAGTTCCTGAAGCAAGAATGCTTTTAGTTACGCCATATGATAAAACATCAATTGATGATATTTTAAAGGCAATTAATATGGCAAACCTTGGTGTTAACCCGACTTCAGACGGGAATGTAATCCGTATTACAATACCAGCTTTAACAGAAGAACGCCGTAAAGAACTCGTTAAAGAAGCTAAGAAAGAAGCAGAGAATTCAAAAATTGCGATTCGTAACATCCGTCGTGATGCGAACGATGCACTTAAAAAAGCTGAAAAAGCTGGAGACATTACTGAAGATGATTTAAAATCATTTTCTGATGATGTTCAAGCTGAAACTGATAAATTTATTAAAAAGATTGACGAATTAACTGCGTCTAAAGAAAAAGATATTTTAGAAGTATAG
- a CDS encoding isoprenyl transferase, whose product MFPFKKRKVTESIQMSKAHIPKHIAIIMDGNGRWAKAKKMPRIKGHYEGMQTVKKITGHASDLGVEYLTLYAFSTENWSRPKDEVNYLMKLPGDFLNTFLPELIAKNVKVETIGFIDDLPEHTKKAVLEAKERTKDNTGLKLVFALNYGGRKEIISAVQLIAEQYKSGELSLDEINESQFNEFLFTKNMPDPELLIRTSGEERLSNFLIWQCSYSEFVFVDEYWPDFTEQSLDKCISIYQNRHRRFGGL is encoded by the coding sequence ATGTTCCCATTTAAGAAAAGGAAAGTGACAGAAAGTATTCAAATGAGTAAAGCGCATATTCCGAAACACATTGCTATTATAATGGATGGTAATGGGAGATGGGCGAAAGCTAAGAAGATGCCGCGCATTAAAGGGCACTACGAAGGCATGCAGACAGTAAAGAAGATAACAGGACATGCAAGTGATCTCGGAGTAGAATATTTAACATTGTATGCATTTTCTACCGAAAACTGGTCACGACCTAAAGATGAAGTAAATTATTTAATGAAGTTACCAGGAGATTTCTTAAATACCTTTCTTCCGGAATTGATTGCAAAGAACGTAAAGGTGGAAACGATTGGATTTATTGATGATCTGCCAGAACACACAAAGAAGGCTGTACTAGAGGCGAAAGAAAGAACAAAGGATAATACAGGGTTAAAGTTAGTATTTGCATTAAATTATGGTGGCAGAAAAGAAATCATCTCTGCGGTACAGTTAATTGCAGAACAATATAAATCTGGAGAGCTTTCATTAGATGAAATCAATGAGTCTCAGTTTAATGAATTTTTATTTACTAAAAATATGCCGGATCCAGAACTTCTCATCCGTACATCTGGTGAAGAGCGCTTAAGTAACTTTCTAATCTGGCAATGTTCATATAGTGAGTTTGTGTTTGTAGATGAATACTGGCCGGACTTCACAGAACAAAGTTTAGATAAATGTATTTCAATATACCAGAATCGACATAGACGATTTGGTGGATTATAA
- a CDS encoding phosphatidate cytidylyltransferase, whose product MKTRTITAIIAMAIFLPVVVYGKLPLLIMAYLLAIVALKEVLNMKNIKLYSLPGIISVVAICLIMLPEKSKLVALDYQVPFLILMSLIMLSYTVMSKNRFNFVDAAFCMLAVAYIGIGFMYFYETRNNGLIYILFALLIVWVTDTGAYIFGRLFGKNKLWPEISPNKTIEGFVGGILSSTIIAIIFSINYDMPLSILPLILLTWLFSMFGQLGDLVESALKRHFDVKDSGNLLPGHGGILDRFDSFIFVLPLMNILLISFK is encoded by the coding sequence ATGAAAACAAGAACGATTACTGCGATAATCGCAATGGCAATCTTTTTGCCCGTGGTTGTATATGGTAAGCTGCCACTATTAATTATGGCATACTTACTTGCGATTGTAGCGCTAAAAGAAGTGTTGAATATGAAGAATATTAAGCTTTATTCATTACCCGGTATTATTAGTGTAGTCGCAATATGTTTAATTATGTTACCAGAAAAAAGTAAGCTTGTTGCGCTCGATTATCAGGTTCCTTTTTTAATATTAATGAGTTTAATTATGCTGAGCTATACAGTGATGAGTAAGAATAGATTCAATTTCGTGGATGCTGCATTTTGTATGCTTGCAGTTGCATATATTGGGATTGGGTTTATGTATTTCTATGAAACGCGTAACAACGGTCTGATTTATATTTTATTCGCTTTACTTATCGTATGGGTAACAGATACAGGTGCATACATATTTGGACGTTTATTTGGCAAGAATAAGCTGTGGCCAGAAATCAGTCCCAATAAAACGATAGAAGGCTTTGTAGGAGGTATTCTAAGTTCTACTATAATAGCAATTATATTCAGTATCAATTATGATATGCCGCTATCGATCCTGCCACTGATTCTTTTAACTTGGTTATTCAGTATGTTCGGGCAGCTCGGTGATTTAGTGGAAAGTGCGCTAAAACGTCACTTTGATGTTAAAGATTCAGGTAATCTGTTGCCTGGACATGGCGGAATACTCGATCGCTTTGATTCTTTTATCTTTGTACTGCCTTTGATGAATATATTATTGATTAGTTTCAAATAA
- a CDS encoding 1-deoxy-D-xylulose-5-phosphate reductoisomerase produces the protein MKNIGILGASGSVGTQGLDIIRQYPHAYKLVSFSVGKNIDLANEIIEEFRPDICCVQNKEDVDKIRSTAIKVVYGNDGLMEIAAYHKNDMLLNSIMGSVGLKPTVHAIKHGIDIALANKETLVVAGEIIMQLARENNVNIIPVDSEHSAIFQCLNGEDHKHIEKLIITASGGSFRDLSRAALKDVTVQDALKHPNWSMGQKITIDSATMMNKGLEVIEARWLFDMPIDKIETLLHKQSIIHSMVEFNDTSVIAQLGTPDMRMPILYAFSYPDRLARKAERLNLAEVGQLDFKAMDFDRYRCLKLAYDAIRIGGTMPVVMNAVNEVVVQQFLDEEIDFLDIETIIEREMNAHDVIQSPDLETILEIDAQYKSRKYEV, from the coding sequence ATGAAAAACATAGGAATATTAGGTGCCAGCGGATCAGTTGGTACACAAGGATTAGATATAATTAGACAATATCCGCATGCTTACAAGCTTGTGAGTTTTTCGGTTGGTAAAAATATTGATCTGGCAAATGAAATTATTGAAGAATTTAGACCGGACATCTGCTGTGTACAAAATAAAGAAGATGTAGATAAGATTAGATCAACGGCTATTAAAGTCGTATATGGTAATGATGGATTGATGGAAATAGCTGCATATCACAAAAATGATATGCTCTTAAATTCAATTATGGGGAGTGTCGGATTAAAGCCTACTGTTCATGCGATTAAACACGGCATCGATATTGCGCTTGCCAATAAAGAGACGCTTGTTGTTGCAGGTGAAATTATTATGCAGCTCGCCCGTGAAAATAATGTGAATATAATACCTGTAGACTCAGAGCATTCTGCAATCTTTCAGTGTTTAAATGGTGAAGATCATAAACATATTGAGAAACTGATTATTACAGCGAGTGGAGGTTCATTTAGAGATTTATCTCGCGCGGCACTGAAAGATGTTACTGTACAGGATGCACTGAAACACCCGAACTGGTCGATGGGTCAGAAGATTACAATTGATTCTGCGACAATGATGAATAAAGGACTTGAAGTCATTGAAGCAAGATGGCTGTTTGATATGCCAATCGATAAAATTGAAACTCTGTTACATAAGCAAAGTATCATACACTCAATGGTAGAGTTCAATGATACAAGTGTGATTGCCCAGCTTGGGACACCGGATATGCGTATGCCGATTCTTTATGCATTTAGTTATCCGGATCGTCTCGCACGTAAAGCAGAACGACTAAATCTTGCTGAAGTTGGTCAGCTGGACTTTAAGGCGATGGATTTTGATAGATATCGATGTCTGAAACTTGCATATGATGCAATCAGGATTGGTGGCACGATGCCAGTCGTAATGAATGCAGTCAACGAAGTTGTCGTGCAGCAGTTTTTAGATGAAGAGATTGACTTTTTAGATATTGAGACAATTATTGAACGTGAAATGAATGCACATGATGTGATACAAAGTCCAGATCTTGAAACCATTCTTGAAATTGATGCACAGTATAAGTCAAGAAAGTATGAGGTGTAG
- the rseP gene encoding RIP metalloprotease RseP yields MLGLLAFILVFGLIVTVHELGHLIFAKRAGIMCPEFAIGMGPKLFSYKKNETLYTIRMLPVGGYVMMAGSGMEENPLKAGMNVNIKRNPNGEVTHILLDEQHQFQQIEQIEVVDSDMDDAMFIEGINQYTQQQEHLRIAEQSYFVREGDLIQIAPPSRQFRTKKPLPKFLTLFAGPFFNFLLTLVLCIIIAFMIGSPTNAVKEVAEDSPAMSAGLKAGDRIVQLNDEKVSTFGEIKSYLANNEGNPLSVTVERGDRAEKIELKPKKIVTQISKTKKETTYQIGFLPERQFSLTDPFINGFNETMRYATLIFTLLIELFTSIFTGSFSFNMLNGPVGIYKFTDTVAQQGLIPLLNLAAMLSINIGIMNLIPVPALDGGRILFVLYEAIFRRPVNKRVEMIIVGAGVIFMFFVMIMVTWNDISRYFLK; encoded by the coding sequence ATGTTAGGATTATTAGCCTTTATATTAGTCTTCGGATTAATCGTTACCGTGCATGAACTTGGACATTTAATCTTCGCAAAACGTGCAGGTATTATGTGTCCGGAGTTTGCAATTGGTATGGGACCGAAGCTCTTCTCTTACAAGAAGAATGAAACGCTGTACACGATTCGTATGCTGCCAGTTGGTGGGTATGTGATGATGGCTGGAAGCGGCATGGAAGAAAATCCGCTAAAAGCAGGGATGAATGTTAATATTAAGAGGAATCCTAATGGCGAAGTGACGCATATTCTGCTTGATGAGCAGCATCAATTCCAGCAAATTGAACAAATTGAAGTCGTTGATAGTGATATGGATGATGCAATGTTTATTGAAGGTATCAATCAATATACGCAGCAGCAAGAGCATCTTCGTATTGCAGAACAGTCATATTTTGTCCGTGAAGGAGACTTGATTCAGATTGCTCCTCCGAGCAGACAGTTCAGAACGAAGAAACCATTGCCAAAGTTCTTAACATTATTTGCAGGACCATTCTTTAATTTTCTGTTGACACTTGTACTATGTATTATCATTGCATTTATGATAGGTTCTCCTACAAATGCTGTGAAAGAAGTAGCTGAAGATTCTCCTGCAATGAGTGCAGGACTGAAGGCTGGTGATAGAATAGTACAGCTCAATGACGAGAAGGTAAGTACATTTGGCGAAATAAAATCTTACCTTGCGAATAATGAGGGTAATCCGTTAAGCGTAACCGTTGAACGTGGAGACCGTGCTGAAAAGATAGAACTGAAACCTAAAAAGATTGTCACTCAGATTTCTAAAACAAAGAAAGAAACGACTTATCAGATCGGTTTCTTACCAGAAAGACAGTTTTCACTCACAGACCCATTTATAAATGGCTTTAATGAAACGATGCGCTATGCAACGCTGATTTTTACATTACTTATCGAACTGTTTACTTCTATATTTACAGGGAGTTTTTCATTTAATATGTTAAATGGACCTGTAGGTATCTATAAATTTACAGATACTGTTGCGCAGCAAGGACTTATCCCACTGCTTAATTTAGCAGCAATGCTTTCTATAAACATCGGGATTATGAATTTGATACCTGTTCCTGCTTTAGACGGCGGACGTATATTGTTTGTTCTGTATGAGGCTATATTCAGACGTCCTGTGAATAAACGTGTAGAGATGATTATCGTCGGAGCAGGGGTAATATTTATGTTCTTTGTGATGATAATGGTGACGTGGAACGATATTTCAAGATATTTCTTAAAATAA